TCGACGTGCACGCCGGCGGTGCGCTTCATCAGCGCCGACAGCTCTTCGACGGTCACCTGGTAGTCCACTTGGTCGGTCATGCGGGGTGCTCCTTCACTAGGTCGGCGCTCGCCAGGAAGCGGCGCCCGCTCGGGGTTCGCGTTGCTTGGCCGGTCCTCACCGGTCATCGGTCACGGTCACCGGTCGTCGGTCACCGCTCACGGGGCGGCCGTCCGGCCGTCCGGCCGTCCGGCCGTCGGTCACCGGTCCGTCGCCGGCACGTCGCCCTGCCGCAGGACGAGCGCCGAGTTGGAGCCCATGAGTCCGCGGCTGAGGATCAGGGCCGTGCGAGGCTCGGCGGGGCGTGCCCGGCCGGCCACCACGTCCAGGTCGTGACACACGTCGAGGACGTGCGGGGTGGGCGGGATCAGCCCGTGTTCCATGGCGAGCACCGCGGTCGCCACGTCCAGCACCGGTGCCGCGCAGTACGCCCGTCCGGTCCCGGTCTTGGGCGCCGTGACCGGCACGCGCCGCGCGTGCGGACCCAGCGCGTCGGCGAGGGCCTGGGCCTCGGCCCGGTCGGCCTCCGGGACGCCGAGGGCGTCCGCGAACACCACGTCGACCTCCTTGGGCCGGCAGCCGGCCTCGGCCAGCGCCCCCTCGATCGCACGCGCCAGCCCCTCCCGGGACTCGGCCCAGCGGGAGGGACCGGTGAAGGTGGCCGCGTGTCCGGCCACCGTCGCCCGGACCTCCGCGCCGCGCCTGTGGGCCGCCGCCGCCCCCTCCACCACCAGGACGGCACCGCCCTCCGCCGGCGCGAACCCGCAGGCCTCGCTCGTGAACGGACGGTAGGCGCGGTCCGGATCGGTGGCCCGGCTCAGTTCGGGGTAGCCCAGCTGGCACACGATCGAGTACGGAGCCAGCGGCGCCTCCGTCGCGCCGCAGACCACCGTGTCGGTGCCGTTGCGCACGGCCAGGGCCGCGTGTGCCAGGGCGTCCAGGCCGCCCGCCTCGTCGGCGGCCACCACACCGCAGGGCCCCTTGAAGTCGTTGCGGATGGAGACCTGTCCGGTGCTGGCCGCGTAGAACCAGGCGATCGACTGGTACGGGCCGACGTACCGCGAGCCCTGGCCCCACAGGTTCTGGAGCTCCCGCTGCCCGAACTCGCCGCCGCCCGAACCCGCGGCGGTGACCACCCCCACCGAGTACGGCGACTCGATGTCGGCCCGGCCGAACCGCGCGTCGTCCAGCGCCAGTTGGGCGGCCGACAGCGCGAAGTGGGTGAACCGGTCGGTCTGGACGAGATAGCGCTCCTCGACCGTCTC
This region of Streptomyces ambofaciens ATCC 23877 genomic DNA includes:
- a CDS encoding ketosynthase chain-length factor, with the protein product MSGPQGTRRRSDEGSRRAVVTGLGVVSPHGIGVEAFWKATADGASSLGPVTREGCDHMPLKVAGEVRGFDAAETVEERYLVQTDRFTHFALSAAQLALDDARFGRADIESPYSVGVVTAAGSGGGEFGQRELQNLWGQGSRYVGPYQSIAWFYAASTGQVSIRNDFKGPCGVVAADEAGGLDALAHAALAVRNGTDTVVCGATEAPLAPYSIVCQLGYPELSRATDPDRAYRPFTSEACGFAPAEGGAVLVVEGAAAAHRRGAEVRATVAGHAATFTGPSRWAESREGLARAIEGALAEAGCRPKEVDVVFADALGVPEADRAEAQALADALGPHARRVPVTAPKTGTGRAYCAAPVLDVATAVLAMEHGLIPPTPHVLDVCHDLDVVAGRARPAEPRTALILSRGLMGSNSALVLRQGDVPATDR